A DNA window from Ficedula albicollis isolate OC2 chromosome 1, FicAlb1.5, whole genome shotgun sequence contains the following coding sequences:
- the LAG3 gene encoding lymphocyte activation gene 3 protein — protein MRPVSLGLFLTFILLPFTAGYILPGLSEGRSRDQKVWVREGSSAVLPCHLNPRKTREGPKQLSDKISVLWKRQGGSALQEPHVVLEFGYSGLQKTALRMKPRVSLQDSSPRHGNFSLRIDPVRSEDVGLYEAQVKHQTEVHGCHVELGVITVTISPPNPVIGNELLLMSCNSSHRASLVETCWFHDKHPGPTSRTFCSLSTTLSILHPAVSDAGSWRCQLRYSDKEIISAAFNLQILGFDGPSNPVVYAAAGSAANLPCSLSYLPSAFGMGVVAAHWSHLAGGHLQDWGISQNLSSRSFPLHLPAVGLGDAGQYRCTVSVGRRTISRDVTLAVLTVTPSIQGPVSEGSRFLLICILTHAQGNERFQWTHLDSAPTKSKLALAAPRNLEGHSPRTGPNLEIPQVSQQDTGTWECSVYGPEGRLGAVEYDLQITGAQVSSAPSIFSGQITFGLTLSLFFLLAVCVLALALQRRARAPAFPALEGMCAVSVPWKSLEESQKGKIQQTER, from the exons ATGAGACcggtgtccctggggctgttcctcaCCTTCATTCTGCTGCCTTTCACTG CTGGTTACATCCTACCGGGATTATCGGAGGGGAGAAGCAGGGATCAGAAAGTGTGGGTCAGAGAGGGGAGTTCAGCCGTGCTGCCCTGCCACTTGAACCCCAGAAAGACGAGGGAGGGCCCAAAGCAGCTGTCTGACAAGATATCTGTGCTGTGGAAGCGGCAAGGGGGAAG TGCGCTCCAGGAGCCACACGTGGTGCTGGAATTTGGGTACTCGGGCCTGCAGAAGACGGCGCTGCGCATGAAGCCCCGGGTGTCGCTCCAGGACTCCAGCCCACGCCACGGCAACTTCTCCCTGCGGATCGACCCCGTCCGGAGCGAGGACGTTGGGCTGTACGAGGCACAGGTGAAACACCAAACAGAGGTCCACGGCTGCCACGTGGAGCTGGGGGTGATCACAG TCACCATCAGTCCACCCAATCCGGTGATAGGAAATGAGCTGCTCTTGATGAGCTGCAACTCCAGCCACCGGGCCAGTCTTGTGGAGACATGCTGGTTCCATGACAAGCACCCAGGCCCCACCTCCAGGACCTTCTGCTCCTTGTCCACAACTCTCTCCATCCTCCATCCGGCTGTGAGTGATGCGGGCTCCTGGCGCTGCCAGCTTCGGTACTCTGACAAGGAGATCATTTCTGCCGCATTCAACCTGCAAATTCTAG GTTTTGATGGCCCATCCAACCCTGTGGTCTATGCAGCAGCCGGCTCCGCAGCCAACCTACCGTGCAGTCTGAGCTACCTTCCCAGTGCCTTTGGGATGGGCGTGGTGGCAGCCCACTGGAGCCACCTTGCAGGAGGACATTTGCAAGACTGGGGCATCTCCCAGaatctgagcagcaggagcttcCCGCTGCATCTCCcggctgtggggctgggtgatGCAGGGCAGTACCGCTGCACTGTCTCTGTGGGACGCAGGACAATCAGCAGGGACGTGACCTTGGCCGTGCTTACAG TGACTCCGAGCATCCAAGGACCGGTTTCTGAGGGGAGTCGTTTTCTGCTCATCTGCATCCTCACACACGCCCAGGGAAACGAGCGTTTCCAGTGGACACACCTTGACTCAGCCCCCACTAAAAGCaagctggctctggctgctccccGTAACTTGGAGGGCCACAGTCCCCGGACGGGACCTAACTTGGAAATACCCCAAGTGTCACAACAGGACACAGGCACCTGGGAATGCAGTGTGTACGGCCCAGAAGGCAGACTGGGAGCAGTGGAATATGACCTGCAGATCACAG GCGCCCAGGTCTCCAGTGCTCCCTCCATCTTCAGTGGGCAGATTACTTTTGGGCTCACACTCAGCCTCTTCTTCCTGCTTGCTGTTTGTGTTCTGGCTCTGGCCCTACAAAGAAGG GCAcgggctcctgccttcccagccctggaagggATGTGTGCAGTCAGTGTGCCGTGGAAGTCCCTGGAGGAAAGCCAGAAAGGGAAGATCCAGCAAACGGAGCGCTGA
- the CD4 gene encoding T-cell surface glycoprotein CD4, whose translation MESCGKAVSHTSATFLLLHLGLISSMAHQNELQTGLAGGEVTLNCTGILPDSKLSRDTLVHWKYYDTPLWRMEKGRPWRTSAFITDRFAIKTQYKQLWVRNLKLSDAGIYTCEYGSHKVRTSLHIFKLMIPLDGHFLQNEVPELILMQNSSSPLPDLRITLLDSHNNRVTPELQNKSRQKYIVNLRKLETMDSGTWVCQVHSDSPLIDQNIPFAVKVLGFQNPDLERKYATVDSTVILSWHLNSQKIKWKEGFTGQLNWKQQESANPHELLDFNITAQGQLHETKKSSDFLFEIPEIKPESTIEVKLPKVHFNHSGQYQCQLEYQGRHAQSKIELVVMKVSAKPVGPLSRGANMTLTCQVAGPLPPNAYLRWERVNGTKMDIKNSKQKEVKLEVNISAAGLWSCHLIEDSDRKISAHYHVEEAAAWTNYVIIGASVGGSLLVFAIGCLCIITVTNWQRRRQRAKRMAQARQYLLENKTCQCQHRLKK comes from the exons ATGGAATCGTGCGGCAAAGCCGTGAGCCACACGTCTGCCACCTTCTTGCTTCTGCATCTGG GTCTGATCTCCAGTATGGCTCACCAAAATGAATTGCAGACTGGGCTTGCAGGAGGGGAGGTGACCCTGAACTGCACAGGCATACTTCCTGACTCAAAATTATCCCGGGACACACTTGTGCACTGGAAGTACTATGATACTCCTTTATGGCGTATGGAAAAGGGTAGACCTTGGAGAA catcaGCTTTCATTACTGATCGATTTGCCATCAAGACGCAATATAAACAGCTGTGGGTGCGGAATTTGAAGCTCTCCGACGCTGGCATCTACACCTGTGAATATGGCTCCCACAAAGTCCGCACCTCACTGCATATCTTTAAAT tgaTGATCCCTTTGGATGggcattttctgcaaaatgaagtCCCTGAGCtgattttaatgcaaaattcaTCCAGTCCTCTACCGGATCTAAGAATCACATTGCTTGACAGTCACAATAACAGAGTAACACCAGAATTACAAAACAAGAGCCGTCAAAAATACATAGTGAATTTAAGGAAACTGGAGACTATGGACAGTGGGACCTGGGTGTGTCAGGTCCATTCAGACTCTCCATTGATTGATCAGAACATCCCCTTTGCTGTGAAGGTATTAG GTTTTCAGAATCCAGATTTGGAAAGAAAGTATGCAACTGTTGATAGCACTGTCATCTTGTCATGGCATCTGAACTCCCAGaagataaaatggaaagaagGTTTCACAGGACAGCTGAATTGGAAACAACAGGAAAGTGCAAACCCTCATGAGCTGCTTGATTTCAACATCACAGCACAAGGACAGCTGCATGAGACCAAAAAAAGCAGCGACTTTCTGTTTGAGATAcctgaaataaaacctgaaagtACCATAGAAGTGAAGCTCCCCAAAGTGCATTTCAACCATTCTGGCCAGTACCAGTGCCAGCTGGAGTACCAAGGAAGACATGCACAGAGCAAGATAGAGCTGGTGGTGATGAAAG TCTCAGCTAAGCCTGTTGGGCCACTCTCCAGAGGGGCCAATATGACCCTGACCTGCCAGGTCGCTGGGCCGCTCCCACCCAATGCCTACTTGCGCTGGGAACGTGTGAATGGGACTAAGATGGACATTAAGAACTCAAAGCAGAAAGAAGTAAAGTTGGAGGTGAACATCAGTGCTGCGGGGCTGTGGAGCTGTCACCTCATAGAAGACAGTGACAGAAAGATCAGCGCTCATTACCACGTGG aggaagctgctgcttggaCTAACTATGTGATAATTGGAGCAAGTGTTGGAGGCAGTTTATTGGTGTTTGCAATTGGGTGCCTGTGCATCATCACTGTTACAAACTGGCAGCGGAGAAGG CAACGGGCAAAAAGGATGGCACAAGCAAGACAATACTTGCTGGAAAACAAGACGTGTCAGTGTCAACA